In Rhodamnia argentea isolate NSW1041297 chromosome 4, ASM2092103v1, whole genome shotgun sequence, the following proteins share a genomic window:
- the LOC115740965 gene encoding transcription factor MYB123-like: MGRSPCCTKEGLNRGAWTALEDQILTDYIKARGEGKWRNIPRESGLKRCGKSCRLRWLNYLRPDIKRGNIAPEEEDLIIRLHKLLGNRWSLIAGRLPGRTDNEIKNYWNTTLGKRVKGEEPKQPKKDETKKPKTRQPSKNPTPTSASNIAPAAVQPQQAKCNKIIAYPEPQPEASATDFSSVQDLAGDHAYAVPKSSEGSPSIMSEEEDFGNIPMDFSLSELLPSDVPESEFWKQCQFDDTLEQPLLFSDEMMKSWAIEGGF, encoded by the exons gaagaagCCCTTGTTGCACCAAGGAAGGACTGAACAGAGGGGCTTGGACAGCTCTCGAGGACCAGATCCTCACAGATTACATCAAAGCTCGCGGTGAAGGCAAGTGGAGGAACATCCCTAGGGAATCCG GGCTGAAGAGATGTGGGAAGAGTTGCAGGCTGAGATGGCTGAATTACCTGAGGCCTGACATCAAGAGAGGCAACATCGCTCCTGAGGAAGAAGACCTCATCATCAGGCTTCACAAGCTTCTTGGCAACAG ATGGTCTTTGATTGCCGGAAGACTTCCAGGGCGAACAGACAATGAAATCAAGAACTACTGGAACACCACCTTAGGAAAGAGGGTGAAAGGAGAAGAACCAAAGCAACCAAAGAAGGATGAGACGAAAAAGCCCAAGACTAGACAACCCAGCAAAAACCCGACGCCCACATCGGCATCTAACATCGCCCCGGCCGCTGTTCAGCCCCAACAGGCAAAGTGCAACAAGATAATTGCCTATCCAGAGCCGCAGCCAGAAGCATCGGCGACAGATTTCTCCTCGGTTCAAGATCTGGCGGGGGATCACGCATATGCGGTGCCGAAATCCAGCGAGGGATCGCCATCGATCATGTCGGAGGAAGAGGACTTCGGGAATATCCCGATGGACTTCAGTCTGAGTGAGCTCTTGCCGTCTGATGTTCCTGAGTCCGAGTTCTGGAAGCAGTGCCAGTTTGATGATACTTTGGAACAGCCACTCCTCTTCTCAGacgagatgatgaagagttggGCCATTGAGGGTGGCTTCTGA
- the LOC115740968 gene encoding transcription factor MYB4-like: MPTAPTRSRYLKRDANRGAWTSEEDQKLAQVIETHGPRRWKLVAAKAGLDRCGKSCRLRWLNYLRPNIKRGNISDQEEDLILRLHKLLGNRWSLIAGRLPGRTDNEIKNYWNSRLSKKIKQKENQSKFLELHQSQDPRNNAAAAHSVAGNEGGTSKREEEMKTDFSRDEFLDSFNEGPLNLEWMSRFLEMDETWF; this comes from the exons ATGCCGACGGCACCGACGAGAAGCCGGTACTTGAAGAGAGATGCGAACAGAGGAGCTTGGACTTCAGAAGAAgaccaaaagctagctcaagtTATAGAAACCCATGGCCCAAGAAGGTGGAAGCTAGTTGCAGCTAAAGCAG GCCTCGATAGATGTGGGAAGAGTTGCAGATTAAGATGGCTGAATTATCTGAGACCCAATATCAAGAGAGGCAATATCTCTGACCAAGAAGAGGACTTGATTCTCAGGCTTCACAAACTCCTAGGAAACAG GTGGTCCTTAATCGCCGGAAGGCTGCCGGGCCGGACGGATAACGAGATCAAGAACTATTGGAACTCTCGTTTGAGCAAAAAGATAAAGCAGAAGGAGAACCAAAGCAAATTCCTCGAGCTGCATCAATCTCAGGACCCGAGGAATAATGCAGCGGCAGCGCATAGTGTGGCGGGCAACGAAGGAGGGACctcaaagagagaggaagagatgaAAACCGACTTCTCTAGGGATGAATTCCTTGATAGCTTCAATGAGGGTCCTCTCAACTTGGAGTGGATGAGCAGATTCTTGGAAATGGATGAGACTTGGTTTTGA
- the LOC115740970 gene encoding uncharacterized protein LOC115740970 yields the protein MSTSTRTLAQPLHCLALFADERRRRDRPHGSPARGAHGEWRESKRSLSSLLLAHPIVVPRSKGLDPLERACLPAVISSQLQIKGLVLHALTFYIFGNGNDYAALNSVDQCLGLLQSIPQDVLDKGKAAAEPSRIPGDMDIQISSESYRLGYWEFLSVMVFRCTILNEIHIMADER from the exons ATGTCAACCTCCACGCGCACGTTAGCGCAGCCTCTTCACTGCCTCGCTCTGTTCGCCGACGAGCGACGGCGCCGAGATCGACCCCATGGCTCTCCTGCTCGAGGTGCGCACGGGGAATGGCGGGAAAGCAAGCGATCGCTCTCCTCTCTCCTGCTCGCTCACCCGATCGTCGTCCCC CGATC GAAAGGGCTTGACCCACTAGAGAGAGCTTGTCTGCCCGCTGTAATATCAAGTCAGCTGCAGATTAAGGGTTTAG TATTGCATGCTTTGACTTTCTAtatctttgga AATGGGAATGATTATGCTGCTCTCAACAGTGTTGATCAATGTCTCGG TCTCCTCCAAAGTATTCCCCAAGACGTGTTGGACAAAGGCAAAGCTGCAGCAGAACCTTCTAGGATTCCAGGAGACATGGACATCCAAATATCCTCCGAATCATACAGATTAGGATATTGGGAGTTCCTTAGTGTGATGGTATTTCGGTGTACCATTCTGAATGAAATTCATATCATGGCAGATGAGAG GTAA
- the LOC115740967 gene encoding uncharacterized protein LOC115740967 produces the protein MSGLPWLLSLSLLFTISVSADVQLKVTNNPADQLVDVVNSNRTASKRSSLHDNPGLACIALQYIKAYQGDCGAVGGAKAKKPPEADFAEIFAPNCGVQTSTLSPITGRLLGCETKYVSPSTAFSEILMQNEKSIEILTDKNHTEVGAAVSGSDGGSPYFWCVLFSNGTSNSSFVLEGGVAKISRPGCFSGANDDCSSAYPSQVHRLWPFVASGLVVLGYAFGL, from the exons ATGTCCGGGCTCCCATGGCTTCTGTCGCTCTCTCTGCTCTTCACCATTTCGGTTTCTGCCGACGTCCAAC TAAAAGTGACCAATAACCCTGCGGACCAGTTGGTGGATGTAGTTAACAGCAACAGAACTGCAAGCAAAAGATCTTCCCTCCATGACAACCCTGGGCTAGCGTGCATTGCTCTGCAGTACATAAAGGCGTACCAAGGTGATTGTGGTGCCGTAGGAGGAGCCAAAGCTAAGAAACCTCCTGAAGCTGACTTTGCCGAGATTTTTGCCCCCAACTGTGGTGTCCAGACCTCGACGCTTTCCCCTATCACCGGTCGTTTACTTGGGTGCGAGACCAAGTATGTGTCTCCTTCTACAGCGTTCTCAGAAATCCTGATGCAGAACGAAAAGAGCATAGAAATTCTCACCGACAAAAACCATACTGAAGTGGGAGCTGCAGTCAGTGGCAGTGATGGTGGATCTCCTTACTTCTGGTGCGTCTTGTTTAGCAATGGCACATCCAACAGTAGCTTTGTTTTAGAAGGGGGCGTGGCCAAGATTAGTAGGCCCGGATGCTTTAGCGGGGCCAATGACGACTGCAGTAGCGCATATCCTTCTCAAGTGCATCGCCTATGGCCATTTGTTGCCTCGGGTTTGGTTGTACTGGGGTATGCGTTTGGCTTATGA
- the LOC115740971 gene encoding uncharacterized protein LOC115740971: MEEGSTVSPRRSRFSSYERLVAIGLAIVAVASPLFIDRRPTNEDNDEAEFINFAAWLPLLLFMLIFAIALSPLLDTSFARFDPYWIHRVGGSSGGIIFILVVLALIVKWKA; encoded by the coding sequence ATGGAGGAAGGATCGACTGTTTCTCCCCGGAGGAGCAGGTTCTCATCATATGAGAGGCTGGTGGCCATAGGACTGGCAATTGTGGCTGTGGCCTCGCCGCTATTCATTGACCGGAGACCCACGAATGAGGACAACGATGAAGCTGAATTTATCAACTTTGCTGCTTGGCTGCCACTGCTGCTCTTCATGCTGATCTTCGCGATTGCCTTGTCGCCTCTCCTGGACACGAGCTTTGCGAGGTTCGATCCTTACTGGATTCATAGGGTGGGAGGTTCTTCAGGGGGTATTATCTTCATTCTCGTTGTTCTTGCTCTTATAGTGAAGTGgaaagcttga
- the LOC115740966 gene encoding ylmG homolog protein 2, chloroplastic translates to MASPSESSAEETQQNHAPKRAFFSASNIQTPLTLPLSFRPAVKPHHHHDHLLNLDALRKSLASTADECLRFLHAFASRSPLVRKVLSLHSDFRSICRQIHCRNSKNVISLSGHNFAAVLPGGDSVAGLVVANGISNFLNIYNTLLVVRLVLTWFPNAPPAIVSPLSTLCDPYLNIFRGIIPPLGGTLDLSPILAFIVLNAFTSTAAALPAELPPTLTSQENAASCISSATTSQKKWMRRVRGHKQKSTANPF, encoded by the exons ATGGCTTCGCCATCGGAGTCCTCCGCTGAAGAGACCCAGCAAAATCACGCGCCCAAGCGCGCCTTCTTCTCGGCGTCGAACATCCAAACCCCGCTGACGCTTCCCTTGTCGTTCAGACCCGCGGTCaagccccaccaccaccacgaccaTCTCCTCAACCTCGACGCCCTCCGCAAGTCGCTCGCCTCCACGGCCGACGAGTGCCTCAGGTTCCTTCACGCCTTCGCTTCGCGGAGCCCGCTCGTCAGGAAAGTCCTCTCCTTGCACTCCGACTTCCGCAGTATCTGCCGACAG attcacTGCAGGAACTCTAAGAATGTGATCTCTCTGTCGGGTCACAACTTCGCCGCGGTTTTGCCTGGTGGTGACTCGGTGGCAGGGCTTGTGGTGGCCAATGGCATATCGAATTTCCTGAATATCTACAACACCCTGTTGGTTGTCAGGCTCGTCTTGACTTGGTTCCCGAATGCGCCTCCAGCCATTGTCAGCCCTCTCAG CACCTTGTGCGACCCGTACTTGAACATATTCCGTGGAATCATACCGCCGCTTGGAGGGACTTTGGACTTGTCTCCAATCCTGGCATTTATCGTCCTAAATGCCTTCACCAGTACCGCCGCAGCTCTTCCTGCGGAGCTTCCTCCAACATTAACATCTCAAGAAAATGCTGCATCTTGCATCAGCTCCGCAACGACTTCTCAGAAGAAATGGATGAGACGGGTGCGTGGACACAAGCAAAAGAGCACGGCGAATCCTTTTTAG